The Canis lupus familiaris isolate Mischka breed German Shepherd chromosome 27, alternate assembly UU_Cfam_GSD_1.0, whole genome shotgun sequence genome window below encodes:
- the ATG101 gene encoding autophagy-related protein 101 — protein MNCRSEVLEVSVEGRQVEEAMLAVLHTVLLHRSTGKFHYKKEGTYSIGTVGTQDVDCDFIDFTYVRVSSEELDRALRKVVGEFKDALRNSGGDGLGQMSLEFYQKKKSRWPFSDECIPWEVWTVKVHVVALATEQERQICREKVGEKLCEKVINIVEVMNRHEYLPKMPTQSEVDNVFDTGLRDVQPYLYKISFQITDALGTSVTTTMRRLIKDTLAL, from the exons ATGAACTGTCGCTCGGAGGTGCTGGAGGTGTCGGTGGAGGGGCGGCAGGTGGAGGAGGCCATGCTGGCCGTGCTGCACACAGTGCTGCTGCACCGTAGCACAGGCAAGTTCCACTACAAGAAGGAGGGCACCTACTCCATTGGCACCGTGGGCACCCAGGATGTGGACTGTGACTTCATTGACTTCACCTACGTGCGCGTCTCCTCCGAGGAGCTGGACCGTGCCTTGCGCAAGGTTGTGGGCGAATTCAAG GACGCGCTGCGCAACTCTGGGGGTGATGGGCTGGGGCAGATGTCCCTGGAGTTCTACCAGAAGAAGAAGTCTCGCTGGCCTTTCTCCGACGAATGCATCCCCTGGGAAGTGTGGACAGTCAAGGTGCACGTGGTAGCCCTGGCCACAGAGCAGGAGCGGCAGATCTGCCGGGAGAAGGTGGGCGAGAAGCTCTGTGAGAAGGTCATCAACATTGTGGAGGTGATGAACAGGCACGAATACTTGCCCAAGATGCCCACACAGTCGGAGGTGGACAACGTGTTCGACACGGGCTTGCGGGATGTGCAGCCCTACCTCTACAAGATTTCCTTCCAGATTACTGATGCTCTAGGCACGTCGGTCACCACCACCATGCGCAGGCTCATCAAAGACACCCTGGCCCTCTAG
- the SMIM41 gene encoding small integral membrane protein 41 produces the protein MNGSRAGAAAPATWLSSCCNQSGGTPEPPEGPRVVQAAVLGVLSLLVLCGVLFLGGGLLLRAQGLTASLARERRASREAEPGGASGGEDDP, from the coding sequence ATGAACGGCTCCCGGGCGGGCGCTGCGGCTCCAGCCACCTGGCTGAGCTCCTGCTGCAACCAGTCGGGGGGGACGCCGGAGCCCCCCGAGGGGCCGCGCGTCGTGCAGGCGGCCGTGCTGGGCGTGCTGTCGCTGCTGGTGCTCTGCGGGGTCCTGTTCCTGGGCGGTGGCCTCCTCCTCCGGGCCCAGGGCCTGACGGCCTCGCTGGCCCGAGAGCGGCGCGCGTCCCGCGAGGCCGAGCCCGGCGGCGCCAGCGGAGGCGAGGACGACCCCTAG